AAAGTCCTTGAAGTGCCTCGTGTCGAGGGCGGGAGAGTTACACCAGTACTGTCATGGAAACAGAACCGATGCGAAGGAGGAATAACTCCGAGGTGCTATGCCGGAGCGCCATAGGGTGATTCGAACCTGTGGTCTTTGACTCAATGCAAAATTTCAATATCACCAAGGGGAGGTTGGAACGCTGCGTCGGCCCGACTTAAGAGACGCAAACGACAAAGAAAAAGGTTGTAGCAGGCGCCGTGCTTTGGAGAGGTGTCTTTTTTTTCAGGGCCGGGGCTCTGCTCTTCTCTTACTGCAAGTATAGTGCCGTAAGCGTAAGTGATTGACACTGGCACTTTTGTGGTATCCAAGAAGGGTACGGGGAGACAATTCATGAGGATTCTGATAACGGGCGGAGCGGGCTATATCGGCGGCACGGTGGCGCGGATTCTGCTGGCTCAAGGCCATGCCATCACGGTGTTCGATAACCTTTGCCACAGCAAGCGTTCGGCAGTCGCTGAAAACACCACGTTTATCGAGGGTGATATAGCGGATCGGCCTTTGATCGAAAAAACCCTTCGCGAAGGCCGTTTCGATGGTGTGATGAACTTCGCTGCGCTGATCGAAGCGGGCGAAAGCATGAAACGCCCGGAGATTTATTTCAGAAACAACACGGCAGCAACCTTGACCCTCCTGGAGGCGATGCTGGCTACTGGGCATGATCGGTTGGTCTTCAGTTCAACTGCCGCGTGCTACGGGGAGCCGGAGAAGACACCGATTCTCGAGGACGCCAGATTGCAGCCAACCAACCCGTATGGGGAGAGTAAGTTGCTTGTAGAACATATGCTTCGGTGGATGAACCTCATCCATGGGTTCAAGTATGCGAGTCTGCGCTACTTCAACGTCGCTGGAGCCATTGAAGGGTACGGGGAGGCACATGAACCGGAGTCGCACCTCATTCCGCTGATTCTCGATGTGGCGCTAGGGAGGCGGGCGAATATTAAAATCTTTGGCCGTGATTACCCCACCCAGGATGGAACCTGCATCCGGGATTACATCCATGTACGTGATCTCGCCGAGGCCCACCTTCTGGCTCTTCAAGCGCTCAGCGACGCGAAGAGCCGGCTGATCTACAACATTGGCAATGGACAGGGATTCAGCGTTCTTGAAGTCATCGAGTCGGCCCGTCGCGTTACGGGAAGGCCCATTGCTGTCGAGGAGTGTGATCGTCGGCCTGGCGATCCTGCGGTCCTTGTGGCAGGTTCCGCGAAGATCAAAGCCGAGTTGGGGTGGGTACCGAGGTTCGCGGAGCTTGATCAAATTATGGCCAGCGCCTGGGGGTGGCATCAGAAACGATATGCGTAACAATGTTTGGAATTGGAGGGCGTGGGCGTGGCACGCCTCCGTTCTGTCTCTGATGTTGCAGGGGGTTAGAAGGAGAGCATCTTGATCGAGAGCATGTTTCATATGCATCTGCCGCTGCTGGAGAAGATTCTCCGACCAGTCATTGTCTACCTTTTTCTTATTGGGTTTCTGCGATTATTCGGCAAGCGGGAGCTGGCGCAGCTGAACCCGTTCGATCTAGTGGTGCTGCTTAGTCTCTCAAACACCGTGCAGAACGCGATGATTGGCGATGACAACTCGGTGTCCGGTGGCGTGATCGGCGCGTTTTCGCTGCTGACTATCAATTGGCTGTTGTCGAGACTACTGTTCAACATGCCAAGGCTGAACAAAGCCTTCGAGGGTTCCGCGTCGGTCTTGATTCGTCACGGGGTAGTCGATTGGGACGAGGCGAAACGTGAAGCGCTGACTGAGCTTGAACTGCGATCCGTGCTTCACAAGCAGGGATTCAACGACTTCAGCGAGGTAGAGAAGTGCGTCCTTGAACCGAACGGAAACTTCTATCTCGAAGGGATTAAGTCGATGAGTGACGACGCGCAGCGGGCGGAGTTGAGAAAGGCGATCGAGGAGCTGCATGTCGAGGTAAAGCAGATGCGTACCGAACTTGCGGCGCGGGGGGCGTTGCCGATTTGAGTTAGTAGTTTGCTGAGTTCTTTTCAAGCGCTTTTGTGTAGCGTTCCGGTGGGACTGGAAGTTGGGAGTCGCGTACGGCGGCCCGGTATCCTCCCAGGTAAATCGAGTACATCACCGCCAGCGCACAACCCACCCCGAAAGCGAAGCCAAGAAAGAAGCCGATCAACGATGGCCAGTAAAAATTCACGATAACTGGAGTCTACAGCGGCCAGCATTTACAGTTCAGTACAAACAAACGATCGACAACCTGGGAGAGTGTGATGCAGAGATGGCGGCGAATAGCAGCATACGGGATCACTGCGGCGGCAGTTGGTACGGCAGCGACCTCAAACGCGCAGGAAGTCCCGGCGATGGTCGAGAAGCAACTCCCGGATCTTTTGATGACCTACAAAAGTATTCACGCTGCACCTGAACTGTCTCATCATGAGGCGGCGACCAGCCTTGCTGGCAAGCGAGCTGCGCAAGGTGGGCTACACCGTCACAGAGCGCGTAGGAAAGTATCCTGACGGTTCGCAGGCGTATGGTGTGGTCGCGATTCTCAAGAATGGCGCAGGTCCTACACTGCTGGTCAGGACGGATCTTGATGCTCTCCCTGTGACGGAGAAGACATCGCTGCCTTACGCAAGCTCGGTTCGATCGAAGAATCCTGCAGGACAGGATGTCGGTGTCATGCATGCCTGCGGCCACGACATTCATATCACCACGATGATCGGCGTAGCGCGGAACATGGCTGCTCTGAAGAGTCAATGGCACGGGAGGCTGATGCTGATCGGACAGCCGAGTGAAGAGACCATCGATGGGGCAAAGGCGATGTTGGCCGATCATCTGTATGAGCGCTTCGGTCAGCCGGATCTGGCGATTGCACTCCATGATGCGAACTTTGCGGCAGGCAAGGTCTCAGTTGTGTCGGGACCGGCCCTGGCCAGTTCTACC
This Tunturibacter gelidoferens DNA region includes the following protein-coding sequences:
- a CDS encoding DUF421 domain-containing protein, producing MIESMFHMHLPLLEKILRPVIVYLFLIGFLRLFGKRELAQLNPFDLVVLLSLSNTVQNAMIGDDNSVSGGVIGAFSLLTINWLLSRLLFNMPRLNKAFEGSASVLIRHGVVDWDEAKREALTELELRSVLHKQGFNDFSEVEKCVLEPNGNFYLEGIKSMSDDAQRAELRKAIEELHVEVKQMRTELAARGALPI
- the galE gene encoding UDP-glucose 4-epimerase GalE, whose protein sequence is MRILITGGAGYIGGTVARILLAQGHAITVFDNLCHSKRSAVAENTTFIEGDIADRPLIEKTLREGRFDGVMNFAALIEAGESMKRPEIYFRNNTAATLTLLEAMLATGHDRLVFSSTAACYGEPEKTPILEDARLQPTNPYGESKLLVEHMLRWMNLIHGFKYASLRYFNVAGAIEGYGEAHEPESHLIPLILDVALGRRANIKIFGRDYPTQDGTCIRDYIHVRDLAEAHLLALQALSDAKSRLIYNIGNGQGFSVLEVIESARRVTGRPIAVEECDRRPGDPAVLVAGSAKIKAELGWVPRFAELDQIMASAWGWHQKRYA